Below is a window of Bacteroidota bacterium DNA.
GTAGTTCAGGGAAACGTGGAAGGTCACTACCGTATCTTCCCTGCCTTGGAATATTCTCACCTTCTGCAAGAGAGAACCCGAAGAGGCATCACGGATTTCGAAAGCAACTTGAGCACCCGAGGGTATGATCCCTTTTGTCTTGTATAACAGGGTTGCCTCCAACATACCGACGCCGTTCAGCGGTAGAGTTGTTGCTGCCGAATCGATCTGCCTTCTGTTCGTTACTGCAATCGAGTCTTTGAGCGACGGGAACTGCAGCGGTACTCCGTCGACGGTTGCCGAGAGCAACACGATGTTCATAGAGCCGTTCGGAAACTCGATGTACCCGCCGCGTCCCTCACGTGCCGCCCTAAACCCGTTCGGAGAAAAACGGGCACCCTTGTCTTCCTTACCGCTGGCAATTCCATCTCCTTCCTCCTCATCACTGGCATAGGATATTTGTGCGCGTTGAATGGCATACGGCGCACCTATGATGCCACGTGAGAGCACGATGTCCGATGTGCCACCGGCGGCGCCCCATTGCGGTACACTCACGGAGGGTGTCGTGCCTGCACCGAGAGAGCTTGTTGCATACCAAATGCCCGACAGCCGTTGTGCAAGATACACCGACGAAGCTCCCTGCCATACTAACGCAAGCCCGTACGCGCCATAGTTGTGCGTCAATGAAGGAGAAGCAACGCTGCCCCACACATCCGGCCACACCGTAATTGGCCCGCCGTAGAATTCCCTGAACCGAATGGAGTAGGATGAAGCTAGGCCGGGACCGGAGGACATGCCGTTGTCAATCCAGCTGACGCCATAATGCCCTGTTCCTGCATCGCGAATCCGAACAAGAGAGATCCCGCCGACGCCAGTGCCCG
It encodes the following:
- a CDS encoding T9SS type A sorting domain-containing protein translates to GTGVGGISLVRIRDAGTGHYGVSWIDNGMSSGPGLASSYSIRFREFYGGPITVWPDVWGSVASPSLTHNYGAYGLALVWQGASSVYLAQRLSGIWYATSSLGAGTTPSVSVPQWGAAGGTSDIVLSRGIIGAPYAIQRAQISYASDEEEGDGIASGKEDKGARFSPNGFRAAREGRGGYIEFPNGSMNIVLLSATVDGVPLQFPSLKDSIAVTNRRQIDSAATTLPLNGVGMLEATLLYKTKGIIPSGAQVAFEIRDASSGSLLQKVRIFQGREDTVVTFHVSLNYTGRLVTIGLASANMSVARRFVLEQWLLPEENENTQGSMLAKANATPALPTVFALRASYPNPFNPSTTISYDLPEVADVSLVIYDVVGREVAEIVHGTRAAGYHSATWNASSVASGVYFARFAATDGSGNIRLNKVSKLVLTK